One part of the Gossypium raimondii isolate GPD5lz chromosome 1, ASM2569854v1, whole genome shotgun sequence genome encodes these proteins:
- the LOC105787274 gene encoding peroxidase 31: MTFPNLVLLFKLFSFLLLFRSTQSKLSADYYNKTCPKFQNIMQTILAEKQLSAPTTAAATLRVFFHDCFVNGCDSSMLIASNAFNKSERDANVNLSVAGDAFDLITRVKTALELECPGVVSCSDILAVSARDLVVMVGGPFYEVVLGRKDSRESNPSIVDKNLPKALTPMNELLSLFSSKGFSAEEMVALVGAHTIGFSHCKEFANRIFNFSKTSEFDPAYNPVFAQGLRKLCANYTKSPAMSAFNDVYTPGKFDNMYYKNLQKGLGLLSSDQAMVTDNRTKPFVDRFAANETAFFDMFARSMEKLSVYKVKENNDGDVRRRCDQFNTLQV; the protein is encoded by the coding sequence ATGACCTTCCCTAATCTTGTCCTCCttttcaaactattttcgtTCCTCTTACTCTTTCGCTCAACACAATCAAAGCTATCCGCCGATTACTACAACAAAACATGCCCTAAGTTTCAGAACATAATGCAAACAATCCTAGCAGAAAAGCAACTCAGTGCCCCAACAACCGCCGCAGCCACCCTCCGTGTCTTCTTTCATGACTGTTTTGTTAATGGCTGCGATTCCTCCATGCTTATTGCCTCCAACGCCTTCAACAAATCGGAGCGCGACGCTAACGTTAATCTGTCAGTTGCTGGAGATGCCTTCGACCTTATTACTCGTGTCAAGACTGCTCTTGAGCTTGAATGCCCTGGCGTTGTTTCCTGCTCAGACATTCTCGCCGTTTCAGCTAGAGACCTTGTTGTAATGGTAGGAGGTCCGTTCTATGAAGTAGTTTTGGGGAGAAAAGACAGCAGGGAATCTAATCCCTCGATAGTTGATAAAAACCTTCCGAAAGCTTTAACACCCATGAATGAGTTgctttctctcttctcttccAAAGGGTTCTCTGCAGAAGAAATGGTTGCTCTTGTGGGTGCACATACCATTGGTTTCTCTCACTGTAAAGAGTTCGCCAATCGTATATTCAACTTCAGCAAGACTTCTGAGTTTGACCCAGCCTATAATCCTGTTTTCGCACAGGGGTTAAGGAAACTTTGCGCTAATTATACCAAATCTCCAGCAATGTCAGCTTTCAACGATGTGTATACCCCAGGGAAGTTTGATAACATGTATTACAAGAATTTACAAAAAGGATTAGGGTTGTTGTCATCTGACCAGGCGATGGTGACTGACAATAGGACTAAGCCATTTGTGGACCGGTTTGCTGCAAACGAGACTGCGTTTTTTGATATGTTCGCTCGTTCGATGGAGAAGTTAAGCGTTTATAAAGTCAAGGAAAATAATGATGGGGATGTAAGACGAAGATGCGATCAGTTTAATACACTTCAGGTTTGA